One Halichoerus grypus chromosome 1, mHalGry1.hap1.1, whole genome shotgun sequence genomic region harbors:
- the SLC5A5 gene encoding sodium/iodide cotransporter: MAVVEAGARATFGAWDYAVFALMLLVSTGIGLWGGLARGGQRSAEDFFTGGRRLAALPVGLSLAASFMSAVQVLGVPAEAYRYGFKFLWMCLGQLLSCLLTAQLFMPVFYRLGLTSTYQYLELRFSRGVRLCGTLQYLVATVLYTGIVIYAPALILNQVTGLDIWASLLSTGAICTFYTTVGGMKAVVWTDVFQVVVMLTGFWVVLARGIMLVGGPRHMFEIAQNHSRMNLMDFDLDPRSRYTFWTFLVGGTLVWLSMYGVNQAQVQRYVACRTEKQAKLALLINQLGLFLIVLSAAGCGIIMFTIYVDCDPLLAGRISAPDQYMPLLVLDIFEDLPGVPGLFLACAYSGTLSTASTSINAMAAVTVEDLIKPRLPSLAPQRLVMVSKGLSLIYGSACLIVAALSSLLGGGVLQGSFTVMGVISGPLLGAFILGMFLPACNTLGVLSGLATGLALSLWVAVGATLYPPSTQSLGVLPSSAAGCVVPSANASGLLGQLLATNTSSRNPSPEMDLDRPALADSFYAISYLYYGALGTLSTVLCGALVSCLTGPTKRSALSPGLLWWDLARQTASVAPKEEVATLDDSLGKGADELPPGTKRPPDFLPTDEDHLLFLGQKEVNGAGSWTPSSAHDLRETDL, translated from the exons ATGGCGGTCGTCGAGGCAGGAGCGCGGGCCACGTTCGGAGCCTGGGATTACGCGGTCTTCGCCCTCATGCTGCTGGTGTCCACAGGCATCGGGCTGTGGGGCGGGCTGGCGCGGGGCGGGCAGCGCAGCGCCGAGGACTTCTTCACCGGGGGCCGGCGCCTGGCCGCCCTGCCCGTCGGCCTCTCGCTGGCCGCCAGCTTCATGTCGGCGGTCCAGGTGCTGGGCGTGCCCGCCGAGGCCTACCGCTACGGCTTCAAGTTCCTCTGGATGTGCCTGGGACAGTTGCTCAGCTGCCTGCTCACCGCCCAGCTCTTCATGCCCGTCTTCTACCGCCTGGGCCTCACCAGCACCTACCAG TACCTGGAGCTGCGCTTCAGCCGCGGTGTGCGGCTCTGCGGGACCCTGCAGTACCTGGTAGCCACA GTGCTGTATACTGGCATCGTGATCTACGCCCCCGCGCTCATCCTGAATCAAG TGACTGGGTTGGACATCTGGGCCTCGCTGCTGTCCACTGGGGCCATCTGTACCTTCTACACGACTGTG GGCGGCATGAAGGCTGTGGTCTGGACTGATGTGTTCCAGGTCGTGGTGATGCTAACTGGCTTCTGGGTTGTCCTGGCCCGCGGGATCATGCTGGTGGGTGGGCCCAGGCACATGTTTGAGATTGCCCAGAACCACTCCCGGATGAACCTGATGGA CTTTGACCTGGACCCGCGGAGCCGCTACACATTCTGGACTTTTCTGGTGGGTGGCACATTGGTCTGGCTCTCAATGTATGGCGTGAACCAAGCACAGGTGCAGCGCTATGTGGCCTGTCGCACAGAGAAGCAGGCCAAGCT gGCCTTGCTCATCAACCAGCTGGGCCTGTTCCTGATCGTGCTCAGCGCTGCTGGCTGTGGCATCATCATGTTCACGATCTATGTAGACTGTGACCCTCTCCTTGCAGGGCGTATCTCTGCCCCGGACCAG taCATGCCCTTGCTGGTGCTGGACATCTTCGAGGACCTGCCTGGAGTCCCTGGGCTCTTTCTGGCCTGTGCCTACAGTGGGACCCTCAG CACCGCCTCCACCAGCATTAATGCCATGGCTGCAGTCACCGTGGAGGACCTCATCAAACCCCGGCTGCCCAGCCTCGCACCCCAGAGACTCGTAATGGTCTCCAAGGGGCTCT CACTCATCTATGGCTCAGCCTGTCTCATCGTGGCAGCTCTGTCCTCGCTGCTGGGGGGAGGCGTCCTCCAG GGCTCCTTCACCGTCATGGGAGTCATCAGCGGCCCCCTCCTTGGAGCCTTCATCCTGGGAATGTTTCTTCCCGCCTGCAACACGCTG GGCGTCCTCTCTGGGCTGGCCACCGGCTTGGCGCTCTCGCTGTGGGTGGCCGTGGGCGCCACTCTATACCCGCCCAGCACCCAGTCCTTGGGAGTCCTGCCATCATCGGCTGCCGGCTGTGTCGTGCCCTCAGCCAACGCCTCTGGCCTCCTGGGCCAGCTCCTGGCCACCAACACCTCCAGCAGGAACCCCAG CCCTGAAATGGACCTTGATCGACCCGCCTTAGCTGACAGCTTCTATGCCATTTCCTATCTTTACTATGGAGCCCTGGGCACGCTGAGCACTGTTCTATGTGGAGCCCTCGTCAGCTGCTTGACAG GCCCCACCAAGCGCAGTGCCTTGAGTCCTGGGCTGCTGTGGTGGGATCTTGCACGGCAGACAGCATCGGTGGCCCCCAAGGAAGAAGTGGCTACCTTGGATGACAGCTTGGGGAAG GGTGCTGACGAACTGCCCCCTGGAACCAAGAGGCCTCCTGACTTCCTGCCCACTGACGAGGACCATCTGCTCTTCCTGGGGCAGAAGGAGGTGAATGGAGCTGGCTCCTGGACCCCCAGCAGTGCACATGACCTTCGGGAGACAGACCTCTGA